GGTTGAACTTGCTCAACATGTCGTCGGTGAGTAGCAGCGGCAGGTCGGGCGGCAGGCCCAGGGTGATCTTGAAGTTGTCAAGCGATCCCTCCTGGCTGGCCTCGCTGCTCAGCAGCTGGCTCTGCGCGTTGTAGAGCGCCTGCCGGGCGAGGTCGACCTGGAAGCGATCGATCCGTCCCGCCTCGTACGACGCGACCAGCTGCTCGACGCTCTCTCGCAGAGCCGCGACATTCGCCCGCTGGTTGCGGAGCACCTGCTCGCTCTGCAGCAGCCCGACGTAACCGCCGGCCGCGGCGGCGCCGGCGCCGCCGGTGAAGCCTCCGCCTCCTCCTCCTCCGCCCACGCCGAAGTTGCCGCCCACGCGGCCGAAGCCGCCGCCGCCAACACCGGTGAAGCCCTCCAGACCCGCCCCACCGAAGAAGCCGCCACGGCGGCTGGCGCCGTCGCCCGCGTCGCGGCCGATGGCGATCTCCAGGTAGTAGCCGCTGCGGTAGCGTTCCATGCTACGCACGTTGGACAGCAACGCCCGTTCGGCGATCGTCAGCCGCTCGAGAACCACAGCCCGCCCGGCGCCGCGGAGCAGCGGCTGCACCAGGGTAAAGTCGAGCAGCGTCGTGCTGGCGTAGTTGTCGGGGCCGGAGAACTGCCAAACCAGCGAGTTAGCCAGTCCGACCACCAGCTCGCTGCCGGTTGCGCCGAGCTTCTGCAGCCGCGTCGTGCCGTTGAGCGGCGCTACCGCAAGCGTGCTGCCCGCCTGCCCGGTACCCGAGCGGACGTGCCCGTCGGAGGTGTAGAAGAGCGTCGAGCCGCCGAAGAACTGCGTGTCGAAGCGGAACCGTTCAAACGTAACGTCGAGGGCCGAGAGGTACAGGTCTTCGACCTCTTCCTGGTAGTCGGGCGCCTGCAGCAGGGCGGTCTGGACCGCGGCTGGCAGGTCCAAAACGAGCCTCCCCTCCGCGTCCAAGGGGAGGTACTCGGTCCAGTTTGGGTTCTCGACAAACGGCGTCTGCTCGGCGTCGCGCCACTGCCAGGCGCCGCGTTTGCCGTCGACCACTTGGAGGATGGTGTTCGACGCTGGGTCGTCAGGCGGCATCGGCGGCCGGTCCGGGTCGTTCGGGTCGAACATCCGGGAGGCCGGGTTGATGCCGATCCGGTAGCGGCCCGCCTCGCTGCCGGCCAGCATGGCCTTCTGGTCCACAACGCAATTGGCCTGCGCGTCTGCCTGGACGCGGTAGTGCGCGCGAGTGCAGCCGGCGGCGGCCGAGAGCAGCGCCGCTAGCAATCCGAGGAGTCTCAGTTCTGTTCGCCCGTTGCCCATCACGCCCATGTGTAGAGGTGCGTCGCCGGGCGCGCATGAGGTGCGCCCCCTCTGCAACATTCGGGCGGGCGGGGCGATCGACTTTACCGGATGCGCAAAGCTTGCCGGAATCTGAGTGCAAGCAGCGACGTGCTAGCTGGCCGTGCGGCGTCCCAACAGCCCGACAGCAAACGCAGCCGCTAGCAGCGGCAGGCAGAAGCACGCGGCCTCGAACAGCCCGGGTTCGATCGAGTTGGCTGCAGCCCAGGCGATGTATGCGGTGTACGCCACGAACAAGAAGAACATCGCCAGCCCTTCGATCCGCGAGATCGAGTGGCCGCTCATGAACACCGGGAGGCAGGCGAACGACACCGCCGCCATCACCGGGATGTCGAACTGCAGGGCGCGGGTGCTGACCGCCACCCCCTCAGGAGCAACCAGCGCCGAGATCCCCAGTACCGCTAACACATTGAGGATGTTGCTCCCAACAACGTTGCCGACCGCCAAGTCGCGGTGGCCCCGCATCGCGGCCACCAGCGAGGTGACGAGTTCCGGCATCGACGTACCGATCGCGACCACCGTAAGCCCGATCACTAGCTCGCTAACGCCGAACCATTCCGCCAGCCGCACGCAGCCGTCCACAAGCAGGTTCGATCCGCCGACCAGCAGCACGAGCCCAATCGCCACCTGCGCCAGGCTGATGCAGATTGACTTCCAAGTTGTCGGGTCGCCATCGGGGATGATGTCTTCGAACTCTTCGGCGAGCTGTCGACTCTCCTTCCGACCCTGCTTGATGGTCCAGTAGAAGTAGCCGCACATAGCGAGCGTCATCAGCACGCCGTCCAGCCGACTCAGAGAACCGTCCCAGCCGATTACGAGCAACGCTACCGCCGCGGCGAGCATCACCGGAAAATCGAGCTTGAACAGCCGCGCCTGCACGGCGAGCGGGAAGAAGATGGCGGAGAACCCGAGGATCAGCAGCACATTTGAAAGGTTGCTGCCGACGGCGTTTCCAATGGCCAGGTCGGTGCTGCCATTGAGACAGGCCTGGACCGAGACAGCCAGTTCCGGCGCGCTGGTGCCGAACGCGACGACGGTCAGTCCGATGACCAGCGGCGACACGCTCGCCGCCGCAGCTAGCGACGACGCCCCCCGCACAAGCAACTCCCCACCGGCTATCAGTCCGACCAGACCAGAGAGAATCAGCAGGGCAACGACCAAGGGGGGCCTCGTGGGGTCCGCGGCAGCTCAGAAAGGGCTAAATCCTAGCCTTCTTGCCGGCGGTCGACTACCGAGACCACGCTCACCCCACCTGGCGGACGACCCCCGTGACCACTCCGAGCACCTGCGCCGTGCGGCTGTAAATCGGCTGCATGCTCGAGTTGGCGGGTTGCAGGCGGATGCGGTTCGATTCGGGGAACCAGTACTTAAGGGTCGCCTCGCCATCGTCGGTGATTGCGACGACGATATCGCCCTTGTGGGCGGTCTTGGTGCGTCGCACGATCACGACGTCGCCGTCGGCGATCTGGGCCTCGATCATCGAGTCACCACGCACCCGTAGGGCAAACTGGTTCTTCTTCGCCGGGAACCACTCTTCGAAGCTAAACCGCTCTGCCTGCTCGATCGCTTCGGTGAGGCTACCCGCGGCAACCTGACCAACCAGCGGAATGCCTTCCTCCTCGCGGCTTGCATCGGTCAGCTGAATCGCCCGCGACATGTTCGGCTCGCGGGTGATCAGCCCCTTTTTCTCCAATGCCTTGAGGTGGCACATCACGCCGTTGGGCGAGTTGATGGAGAAATGTTCGCCAATCTCGCGAACTGTCGGGCCGTAACCCCGGTTCTGAATCAGGCCGCGGATAAAATCGAACACCTCCCGCTGGCGGGGAGTTAGCTGCTCCAGCGACATGAAAAAAGCCTCCGAAATGCGTAGAATCCAGCCCTGCGCAGCCACGGCGGGCCGCACCAAGGGCGGCCGACACCCACCTCAACCAGCAACCCGTCCAGCGGGCCGCTCGGCGTTTCCACGGGCTAACCCGCAGCGGCGAGGTTCCCGAAGAGCTACAATCGGGTAGCCCTCCCAAGTTGAAGATGGCTTCGCCTGCTAAGCCAGCTTATGCTAGACACGCGTACACGGTCAATAGCGTATGTACAGTAATCGGTTCGGAGCTCGGGTTTGCACCAGCCTAGCCGCTCTGCTTCTGCTATTCGTCGCAACCAACCGGACGCCCGCCCAGCCACCCGCCGCCGAGGCGTCACCCGACGCTGCGGCGCCGCCGTCCAGCCCTGCCGAAGGTACGGAAGCGCCGGAGAGCGAGGGTGCTCAGCAGGAGGGCGACTCCAAAGCCCCTGACGAACAGTCAGCGGAGCAGCAGCCCCCCCCCCCAAGTGACGCGCCTCAAGACGACGACCAGTCAACCCATGAGACGGAGGACGACTCCGCTGCGGTTGAGACCGCGGATCAAGGTGAAAAGGGTGATGCACCGGAGCAGCCGCCCGTCACGCGGCAGGCTGTTCCCTGGACTTCCGAGATCGAAGCGGTCAGTAAGGCCAGATCCCCAAAGAACCTTGAGGACCTGCGGCTCATCCAGAAGCAGGTCCGCTCGGTGGTTGAGTACGCCCGACCGGCAACCGTAGGCGTGCAGGTGGGCGGCTCGATCGGCAGCGCAGTCATCGTCAGCGAAGATGGGCTGGCGCTAACTGCTGGACACGTCGCGATGGAGCCCAACAAGCGGGTAGTCTTCCTGTTTGCCGACGGCCGCCGCGCACGGGGAATAACACTGGGCGTCAACAGCTCGATCGACAGTGGCATGATGAAGATCACCGACAAGGGGCCATGGCCCTACGTGCCGATGGCGCCGGCCGGTTCGATATCGCCCGGCGACTGGGTGGTCGGGCTCGGTCAGCCGAACGGTTTCTTTCGGGACCGGGCGCCGCCAGTGCGTCTGGGACGCGTCCTGTTCCAAGATGACAGCACGCTGTGCACCGACGTCACACTGGTGGGCGGTGACAGCGGCGGCCCCCTGTTTAACCTGAAAGGCCAGGTGGTCGGCATCCACAGCCGGATCGGCCGGCGGATCGTTAGCAACTACCACGTGCCTATCGACCAGTACCACACAACTTGGGACCGCCTGGCGGGAGGTCAGATGTGGGGAGGCGGATTAGGCGCCTCCGAACCCGCCCGCCATCGGGCGTTCCTGGGAGTGGCCGGCAACTCGCTCCGCGGTCCGTGCCGCCTGACTCAGGTCTACGAGGGTCTGGCCGCCGCGCGAGCCGGCTTGAAAGAAGGCGATATCGTCACCCGCTTCGATGGCGAAGAGGTCGAGTCCTTCTCGCAGTTCGGCCTGCTAGTCGGGAGCCAGAAGCCGGGCGCCAAGGTGAAGGTGGAAGTCGAACGAGACGGCAAACGGCTCGAGTTCGAGGTGAGACTCGGAATCGCGTCGGTCGATTTCCCCGGCGCCCCCCCGCTGGAATCGGATTCCTAACAGGAGCCCCCGCATGAAGCCCAACGCCTACCTGACTTGGCTCGTCGCAGCCGCTGTCGCCCTGACAGCCAATCACGCACATTGCCAGGAAGAGCAAGCTCCGTCACCGGTGCCATCGCTCGATCAAGCGCGGGACATGTTCCAGGACGCGCTGGAGCGGATCTGGATCCCAAACTACCGGCTGACCGATGGCCCGCAGGTCCGGGCCGCGTTCAAGGACGCGGTGGCCGACGCCCGGCGATGCGTGGTGCGTGTGCTGTGCGACGATAAAGTGGTTGCGTTTGGCGGCGTGGTTGGCCCAGACGGCTGGGTGCTCACCAAGGCGACGCAGCTCACGGGCGAGCCCACGGTGCGTCTGCCCGATGGGCGGGAGCTAGAGGGTAAGGTTGTCGGCGTTGACCGCAGTTACGACCTCGCGATGCTGAAGATCGACG
This genomic interval from Posidoniimonas corsicana contains the following:
- a CDS encoding calcium/sodium antiporter produces the protein MVVALLILSGLVGLIAGGELLVRGASSLAAAASVSPLVIGLTVVAFGTSAPELAVSVQACLNGSTDLAIGNAVGSNLSNVLLILGFSAIFFPLAVQARLFKLDFPVMLAAAVALLVIGWDGSLSRLDGVLMTLAMCGYFYWTIKQGRKESRQLAEEFEDIIPDGDPTTWKSICISLAQVAIGLVLLVGGSNLLVDGCVRLAEWFGVSELVIGLTVVAIGTSMPELVTSLVAAMRGHRDLAVGNVVGSNILNVLAVLGISALVAPEGVAVSTRALQFDIPVMAAVSFACLPVFMSGHSISRIEGLAMFFLFVAYTAYIAWAAANSIEPGLFEAACFCLPLLAAAFAVGLLGRRTAS
- the lexA gene encoding transcriptional repressor LexA, whose product is MAAQGWILRISEAFFMSLEQLTPRQREVFDFIRGLIQNRGYGPTVREIGEHFSINSPNGVMCHLKALEKKGLITREPNMSRAIQLTDASREEEGIPLVGQVAAGSLTEAIEQAERFSFEEWFPAKKNQFALRVRGDSMIEAQIADGDVVIVRRTKTAHKGDIVVAITDDGEATLKYWFPESNRIRLQPANSSMQPIYSRTAQVLGVVTGVVRQVG
- a CDS encoding S1C family serine protease, whose product is MYSNRFGARVCTSLAALLLLFVATNRTPAQPPAAEASPDAAAPPSSPAEGTEAPESEGAQQEGDSKAPDEQSAEQQPPPPSDAPQDDDQSTHETEDDSAAVETADQGEKGDAPEQPPVTRQAVPWTSEIEAVSKARSPKNLEDLRLIQKQVRSVVEYARPATVGVQVGGSIGSAVIVSEDGLALTAGHVAMEPNKRVVFLFADGRRARGITLGVNSSIDSGMMKITDKGPWPYVPMAPAGSISPGDWVVGLGQPNGFFRDRAPPVRLGRVLFQDDSTLCTDVTLVGGDSGGPLFNLKGQVVGIHSRIGRRIVSNYHVPIDQYHTTWDRLAGGQMWGGGLGASEPARHRAFLGVAGNSLRGPCRLTQVYEGLAAARAGLKEGDIVTRFDGEEVESFSQFGLLVGSQKPGAKVKVEVERDGKRLEFEVRLGIASVDFPGAPPLESDS